The segment GACTTTTTTCAACAGCTTGCAGACTTCAAATCCATCCATGCCCGGCATCATCACATCGAGGATGACCAGATGCGGATGGTGTTCCTTCGCCGCGTTGACCGCCGTCATGCCGTCGGGCGCGGTCAGGACGTGGTAGCCTTCGTTTTGCAGGCCCAGCTCTAAAAATTGCAGGATATTCGGCTCATCATCGACGATGAGAATCTTGATCGCTTGTGGTTGGTACATCGGGTTCACCTCCCCTTCAGTGTAGCCGATTCTGTTCTGCAGTGCGTGGCTCGCCGCCGATTTTCAGCAAGTTTTCAGGTTGGGCTCATCTTCGTTTCAGGTTGCGGTCAGATAATGAAGCCATCAAGATAACGTTCACGATAAACGATGACGAAATGAGGGACTTCATCATGAATAAAAAGAAACTTGCCAACTGGATCATCCGCCTGAGCAGCGTCGCCGCCGTGACGGCGCTGGCCGGCTACCTCGGCGAACACAGCACGGCGAACTCCGCCGTGACCACCACGTCGCAAGTCGAAGCGAACACCGACACGGTGTCCGAGTGGGATTGGAACTGGGAGCTGCCCTTCTTCGGCGATGAGACGGAAGACGACACGACAGACCCAAGCGATGGCCAAGGGCTGCCGTCCCAACAGACACCGCCCGGCACCGGCGGGCGCGGACATCATGGCCACGGCGAGTCGAACAGCGAGTACCGCCAGAGCCCGGGCGCGCAGTACCCTGCTGAGGACGGCAGCAGCAACGGCAGTTTTTCATGGCTGCCTTCGACGCCGGACACGAAGACGCACGGCTCATGAACTCATACAGCCATTCGTTTCGCGCCATGAACACCGGGGTCGAGCTGAAGCTCGTGCCGCAGCAACCGCTCAGCGCGCACGAGCTGCAGGAGATCTTGACAGATGTCGAGCTGCTCTTTCAGCACGTCGAAGGAGTCGGCAGCCGCTTCCGTCCGGACAGCGAACTGTCCCAGCTCAACGCGGCAGAGGGTCGCGAAGTCGGCGTCTCCCCCCTGCTCTTCGACCTGCTGACCGCCGCCCTCGCAGCTTATGAAGAGACGCAAGGCCTGTTCCACCCCGGCCTGCTGACTCAGCTGACCGAAGCCGGATATGACAAGTCGCTGGAGCTGCTCGAACCGTCTGCCGAAGAAGCGCACTTCACTTGCGACGCCCCCTCCGCCATGGCCCCGTTCACGCTCGATGCCGCCCGCAAGACGGTACAAGCCGCTCCCGGCGTGCAGCTCGATCTCGGCGGCATCGCCAAAGGCTGGACGGTCGATCTCGCCGCCGGTTACCTCCGCCAGCTCGGGCACGGCTTTGTCAACGCGGGCGGCGACTTGCACGTGTTCGGCCGTCGCGCAAATCCGTGGAAGATCGGCGTGATGAACCCGTTCGCAGCGGAGGAGCAGGTCGGTGTGCTCAACTTGCGCCACGGCGCGGTCGCCACCTCCTCGACTTACAAGCGCCGCTGGCAAAAAGGCGCGCGCTGGCTGCACCACCTCCTCGATCCGCGGACGGGGCGTCCGACCGACAGCGAGATCGTTTCCGCCACCGTGGTCGCCCCAAGCGCCGTGCAAGCGGACGTCTGGGCTAAGACCGTCCTGCTGCTCGGCGCGGACGCGGGCACCGACTTTATCAGACAGCGCGGCGCCCGCGCCGTGCTGATCGACCAACACCAACACGTAAGGAGTGTCGCCCATGATCTTGTTTAACGCCTGGCTGCTCATCCGCGCCTCAGGCATCGTCGCCTATGTCCTGCTTTCGCTTACCGTTCTCACCGGCTTGTACAGCATGTTCCGCAAACACCGCAGCCTGCCGCCCGGCCTCGTGCCGGCGCTGCACAACACGCTGTCCAACTGGGCGTTGTACCTCGTCCTCTTCCATGCTGCGATGCTCTTTTATGACCATTACAAAAGCTACAGCTGGCAGGACATCCTGATCCCGTTTCACGCGGCCGACGCCGCGAGAATCCCGATGGGCATCGGCATTCTCGGCCTCTACCTGCTGGCCTTCACCATCCTGACCACCGAACTGCGCCGTACGATCGGCAGCCGCATCTGGCGCCTGCTGCACATGCTCTCCCCCGTCGCCTACCTGCTGGCGACCGTACACGGCATCTGGCAAGGCACCGACACGCAGGCCGCATGGATGGTCGGGATGTACTGGGTGTCGTGGAGCTTGACGCTGTTCATGGTCGGCCTGCGCATGCTTCCGAAAAAAGAAATCCCGGCGGCCGAATGAAGCAGCTCTTTTTGGCAAATGGTATAGCTATCTAGCTGTACCATTCTTTGCTGAACTGAGGTGGACACTCCTTTGCAAACGAACCGACTTGTCTCCGCCGAACTGGGCAGCTTGTGGCAGACCTATCAGTACGAATCGATGTCGCATTGCATCCTCACCTATTTTGACCGCACGCTGGACGACCCGGAAGGCAAGCTGCTGCTCCGGCGGCTGCTCGATCTGCAAGAAGGCCATCTGGCCGCCTTGCGCCAGTTCTTCGAGCGCGAGCGAATCCCCCTGCCGTGCGGCTATACCGAAACGGATGTCCACCCTGGCGCGCCCAAACTGTTTAACGACGCGTTTATCCTGCAATTTGTCGCGTTCATGAACCAAGTGGCGCTGGAGCAGTCGCAGATGTCGCTCTCCACCGCGCCGACCCGCGATCTGCGCCACTTCTTGATGCAGCGCCTGCATCACTACACCGAGCTGGAAGACGCCACGTTTGAGCTGTTGCTGGAAAAAGGCCTCTTCGTGCGCGCCCCGTACGTGCCGTACCCGACCGAAGTCACATTCGTGCAGGATCCGGGCTTCTTGGCCGGGCTGCTCGGCAACAAGCAGCCGCTCAACGTCCTGGAGACGGGCCATCTGTTCATCAACTCGATTCGCAACCAGCTCGGCACCCTGCTGATGACCGGGCTGATCCAGACGGTGCAGGAGCCGGAGATCCGCGAGTACTTGCTCAAAGGCAAACAGCTCGCGCGCGAGATCGCCGGGATCTTTGACAGCGTGACCAAAGAGGCCGAACTCCCCCCGGCCGCATTGATCAGCGTGGAGGTGACCGATGCGACCGAGCCGCCTTTTT is part of the Tumebacillus sp. BK434 genome and harbors:
- a CDS encoding FAD:protein FMN transferase — protein: MNSYSHSFRAMNTGVELKLVPQQPLSAHELQEILTDVELLFQHVEGVGSRFRPDSELSQLNAAEGREVGVSPLLFDLLTAALAAYEETQGLFHPGLLTQLTEAGYDKSLELLEPSAEEAHFTCDAPSAMAPFTLDAARKTVQAAPGVQLDLGGIAKGWTVDLAAGYLRQLGHGFVNAGGDLHVFGRRANPWKIGVMNPFAAEEQVGVLNLRHGAVATSSTYKRRWQKGARWLHHLLDPRTGRPTDSEIVSATVVAPSAVQADVWAKTVLLLGADAGTDFIRQRGARAVLIDQHQHVRSVAHDLV
- a CDS encoding DUF3231 family protein; the encoded protein is MQTNRLVSAELGSLWQTYQYESMSHCILTYFDRTLDDPEGKLLLRRLLDLQEGHLAALRQFFERERIPLPCGYTETDVHPGAPKLFNDAFILQFVAFMNQVALEQSQMSLSTAPTRDLRHFLMQRLHHYTELEDATFELLLEKGLFVRAPYVPYPTEVTFVQDPGFLAGLLGNKQPLNVLETGHLFINSIRNQLGTLLMTGLIQTVQEPEIREYLLKGKQLAREIAGIFDSVTKEAELPPAALISVEVTDATEPPFSDRLILNFVTALNTYGLGIYGFSLAHTTRADLAAQLVRIIGETGKYGTEGLQLLIKYGYLEAPPATPNRQKLAKQE
- a CDS encoding ferric reductase-like transmembrane domain-containing protein produces the protein MILFNAWLLIRASGIVAYVLLSLTVLTGLYSMFRKHRSLPPGLVPALHNTLSNWALYLVLFHAAMLFYDHYKSYSWQDILIPFHAADAARIPMGIGILGLYLLAFTILTTELRRTIGSRIWRLLHMLSPVAYLLATVHGIWQGTDTQAAWMVGMYWVSWSLTLFMVGLRMLPKKEIPAAE